TAAGAAGGTGACGATTATAGAGGCCCAGTCAGAAATTGCTAGAGACTTAGAGTTGATATCAAAGATAGCCCTGATAAAGAAGGGGGGACTATTGGAAAAGTACGGCATAAATGTTATTACAAACACTTCAGTGACTGAGATTGGTAAAGGAGAAGTGGTGATCAAGGATAAAACAGGCGAGCAGAGAAACATAAGGGCTGATAGTGTTGTTATTGCTGTTGGAAGAAAACCGTTAATTTCCGAGGAGCTTATTTCCGAGGCTAAAAAGATTAGCCAGGAGGTATATGTTATAGGGGATGCTAAAGGTCCGAGGAAAGTCATTGATGCGATACATGAAGGCTTTTCAGTAGCAATTGATATTAAATAGAAGAAGTTTCAAATCTGGTTTTATTTTTGGCTTCAGACGCCTCCTCTTATATGACCGGCTCAACAGTGGTGATTGATGGCGGCTGGTTAGCTGGATAATCGCTCGGGAAGCTAATTTTTAGGATACGCTCACTCACCCAGCGTGTTCGTTCGCTCATGTCTTCGCTTCGCTCCTCGCTGCGTGCGAGACCTTGCCCGCTCGGCTGCGGATGCTCCTAAAAATTACTTCCCTCGCTTTTATTTTTTTATGTATGGCCTTATAATTATTGGTGGTCGGCCGGCTGGAATTGCGGCCGGAATTTATGCTAAGCTAACCGCTTCTGTAAAATTCTTTTAATTTTAAATTCTCATGAATGAAAATAAAATTATTTATGATTTAATCATAATCGGAGGCGGCCCCGCAGGCATTACAGCAGGAATTTACGGGGCAAGGCAAAAATTAAACACTCTTTTAATAACAAAAAGTTTTGGCGGCCAAGTAGCCAGGAAAGCAGTAGCTATTGAAAATTATCCTGGACTTGAGGAAATTTCTGGATTAGAGCTAATTAAAAAATTTGAAAAACATTTAAGGAAACAAAAAATTGATATTGAGAGAGATGAGGTGGTAAAATTAAAAAAAATTGGTAGGAAATTTTTAGCTCTGACTAAAAGCAAAAACAGATTTGAAGCCAGAGCAGTAATTATTGCCACTGGAGCTGACCCCCGACCCCTAAAAGTTCCTGGAGAGAAAAAATTTATTGGACGAGGAGTAAGTTACTGCGCGGTCTGTGATCAATCCTTATTTGGAGATAAAACAATAGCTGTAATTGGTGGTGGTAATGCCGGTTTTGAGGCAGCTATATCTTTGACAAATTATGCTAAAAAAATTTATATTTTAGAATACGGAGAAAAAGTTGGAGCAGATGAGATAAATCAAGAAAGAGTTAAAAAAACTGGAAAAGTTGAAATAATAGCAAATGCTGTTCTAAAACAAATTAAAGGCAATCAATTTGTCAATTCAATAATTTATCAGGATAGAAAAACAAAAAAAGAAATTAAATTACCAGTCGATGGTATTTTTGTTGAGATTGGTTCACAGCCAGCAACCTCTTTTGTTAAAGGTTTAGTAGATTTCAATGAAAAAGATGAAATTAAAATTAATCCTCGGACTAATCAAACTAAAATTCCTGGCCTTTTTGCTGCTGGTGACATTACTGAGATAAAAGATAAGCAAATTGTAATTGCGGCTGGCGAAGGAGCAAAAGCCGCCCTATCAGTTTATGGGTATTTGCAAAGTAGAAAATAGGGAAGTGTATATTATGTTTTCAAACCAAAAAATCCTGACTGATTGTCAGGGCTTTTTGGGATGGACCCGGCGGGGCTTGCACCCGCTTAGATAGGTGCTAACGCTATCAGGCTACTACATGCCTCACGGGCCCGGGTCCAAAATTATTGTAGTATAATAATAAAAAACAAAAGAAGCCCATAAATTGGACTTCTTCTGCAGCACCCATCATTGGCCCGTGAAGCGAACCATGACAGCGTCTACTAAAAGTATATCAAACCATAGTGACTTGTCAAGACCCTATCAAATAGGAACTGCACATTTTTTGTGGAAAAATCTTCAAAATTTAAATCAATAAAAGCAAGAGAAATTTTGGATTCGCGAAAAAAACCAACAATTGAGGTCTTGGTTAAGGGTGGCGGTTTTTCGGTCAAAGCGGGAGTGCCGTCAGGCGCTTCAAAGGGCAAAATGGAAGCAAAAGTGATAAATGTAAGGAAGGCAATCCAAAATATTAATGAAGTTATTGCTCCTAAATTAATCGGTAAAGATTCAACAAATCAAAAAGAAATTGACCAACTTCTAATTGAACTTGACGGAACAAAAGATAAATCAAGATTGGGCGCAAATGCGATTTGCGGCGTTTCAATGGCAGTTTGTCGGCTCGGAGCCGACGCCCAAAATCTTCCCTTATGGCAATATGTTTCCCAAATTATTGAATGTGACGAAGCAAGGCCTCGTCACATTCAATTACCGAGGCCGGGTTTTAATGTTATTAATGGCGGAGTTCATGCTAAAAACAAGCTTGATATCCAGGAATTTATGATTGTGCCGCAAAAAGAGAAGTTTTCTGAAAATTTTAAATTAGCGAAAAAAGATTTACAAAAAATTAGTTCAAATTATTAAAAAACGGTTCGGAAAAGCAGAAACAGGGGATGAAGGAGGGTTTTCGCCGCCAATATCAAAATCAAGAGAGGCCTTGGATTTAATCAAAGAGGCGTCAGATGGATTTAAAGATATTAAAATTATTCTTGATTGCGCTGCCAGCCAATTTCAAAAAGGAAAGAAATATAAGCTGGAAGAAAAACTCTTATCAAAAAA
This region of Candidatus Nealsonbacteria bacterium genomic DNA includes:
- a CDS encoding FAD-dependent oxidoreductase, with the translated sequence KKVTIIEAQSEIARDLELISKIALIKKGGLLEKYGINVITNTSVTEIGKGEVVIKDKTGEQRNIRADSVVIAVGRKPLISEELISEAKKISQEVYVIGDAKGPRKVIDAIHEGFSVAIDIK
- a CDS encoding FAD-dependent oxidoreductase, which produces MNENKIIYDLIIIGGGPAGITAGIYGARQKLNTLLITKSFGGQVARKAVAIENYPGLEEISGLELIKKFEKHLRKQKIDIERDEVVKLKKIGRKFLALTKSKNRFEARAVIIATGADPRPLKVPGEKKFIGRGVSYCAVCDQSLFGDKTIAVIGGGNAGFEAAISLTNYAKKIYILEYGEKVGADEINQERVKKTGKVEIIANAVLKQIKGNQFVNSIIYQDRKTKKEIKLPVDGIFVEIGSQPATSFVKGLVDFNEKDEIKINPRTNQTKIPGLFAAGDITEIKDKQIVIAAGEGAKAALSVYGYLQSRK